The Fluviispira sanaruensis sequence GTCAGGATATAACAATTTAATTCAATATTTGCCACCTATAAAAATACAGACATTCTATGAAGAAGCTAATGGCTATGATATTGGAAGCTTATTTAAAGTTAAAGAAGACAAAAGGCTTACTTTGATACTTTGTTTTTTATATACAAAATCGGCTAGAATTAATGACGATTTATGCAATGTTTTTATAAAAAGAATAAAGAAATTTAATGTTCGAGCAAAGTTTGAACTTCAACTTTATCTTGATAAAAACTCTGAAAAGACAGAGTCAGTATTTAAAGCATTTAATGAAATTGAGGATCAAGTAAAATCTGGAATACAAGAATTAGAAAAAATCAATGAAATTACAAATATTGTGAATACTAATCAAGAATTATTTGACTATGCAAGAACACAAGTAGAATCTGGAATTAAAAATTTTAACAGATTTGTGTGGAACCATTATAAACAAAGTAGAAAAAGATTACTGAAAATACTTACTGTACTAAATTTATCCTCTACTAGCGAAGATAGTTCAATCATAAATGCTATTGAATACATGTTATTTCACAAGGATACAACAACTGAATGGTTATATCCAGGGAGAATTTATAAGCGGAAAGGAAAAACAGGCCCAATTCTAATTGATTTTTCTTGGATACCTGATAATTGGTGGAAGTTAGTAACTGGAAAAAAGAAAAGAGATAGTTTTCCTCAAAAAATAAATAGAAAACATTTTGAGGCTTGCTTATGTAATCAAATAGCCCTTGAGTTACAAGCTGGAGATTTATGCATAAATAATAGCATTGATTTCTCTGATTATAGAAAGGAACTTATTTCAGAAGAAGAGTCTCTTAGAACGCTAGATGAATATGGAAAATTAGTAGGAATTTCCACTAATAAGAAACAATTTATTATGGATATTCAAAATAATTTAGAAAAATCAGCTAATTTTACCGATGAAACATTTCAATAAAATCCAGATTTTAAAATTCAAAATGGAGAACCTAAATTAAAGAAATATATTCCTATTGAAAAAGACAAAACAAAATTAAAAGAACTTGAAGGTATGCTTGATAAAAAGATGCAAAAACATTCTATGTCTTTGTTAAATATTTTAATTTCTGGAAATAATTTATTGAATTTAACAAAGTTCTTCGGGCCAAATAGTGGACACGAAGCAAAAATTAAAGATGATGAAATACGTTATATTCTAACAATTTTTGCTTATGGAACGGGTCTTGGTCCAACTCAAACAGCAAAAGCTGTTCCTGAAGTAAATAGAAGAAAAATTTCATTTTTAAATTTAAGACATACTTCTGTTGATAAAATTGATAATTGTATTAGAAATGTTATAAATATTTACAATAAATTTGATTTACCTAAACTCTGGGGAAATGGCTCAAGAGCTGCTGCTGATGGGACTCATTGGGACATGTATGATAATAATTTACTCTCTGAATATCATATAAGATATGGTCAGTTTGGAGGAATTGGATATTATCATGTTAGTGATACCTATATTGCATTATTTTCTCATTTTATATCTTGCGGTATGAGAGAAGGTATATTTATTTTAGATGGACTTTCTAAAAATAAATCAGATATCCAGCCTGATACAATCCACGGAGATTCTCACGCTCAAATGCTCACAGGATTTGGTTTATCCTATCTTCTAGGTATAAAATTAATGCCAAGAATAAAAAATTGGAAAGATTTAAATTTTTACAGACCATCTTCAGAAAAGATTTTTAAACATTTAGATTCTTTGTTTACAAAAGAAAAAATTGATTGGGATTTAATTGAAAAATATTTATATGATATGATCAGAGTTGCTCAATCAATTAAGGCTGGAAAAATTAATCCATCAACAATATTGAAAAGATTAAGCACTAGTTCTAGGAAAAATAAATTGTATTATGCCTTTAGAGAATTAGGTAGAGTTGTACGAACTACTTATCTTCTCAATTATTTATCCGATCAAGATCTTAGAAGAATAGTCCAATCGTCAACTAATAAGTGTGAATCATTTAATAAATTTGTAAAATGGATTTACTTTGGTGAAGATATGATTACTAAGAACGACAGAGAAGAACAATTGAGAGTTATAAAATATAATCATTTAATAGCTGTTGTACTTACATTTTATAATGTATATGCAATAACAAAATCAGTTAAGGAACTTACTTCGGAAGGTATCAAAGTAGATCCTGGCCTTATTTCAAAAATTAATCCGTATCGAACTGGACACGTAAACAGATTTGGAGTCTATGAAATCCAGGATCGAAAATTAGATGATATTGACTTTGAACTGAAAGTTTAAATGGTGTAAAATGATTATCAGTATTCATCTAATGCATAATTATTGAGCTGAAAATTCAAAGTGGCCCGATTCTGTACGAATTCTTACCGCCTACCAATGTAGTGAAAAACCTCCAAGGATCGAACTTGGAGTAAGATACGGGAATTGTGAAAAATGCGGAGTTGTACATGGCAGAGACGTAAATACCGCAATAAATATATTGCAATCATACAGAGCTGGTGTTCCTATCAGGTATGATATGCCGACTCGTACAAAGAAAAATTCTAGCTCGTTTTTCTTTGTATCTAGGGAATCCCCTTCCTCAAAAAATTAACGTTAGGAGGTTTTTAGAGAGAAAAGGCTGTCAAGTCTTGCTAAGGAAATTAGTTGCATCTTAGCAACAAAACACAAAAAGGATCGACGAGCTTGATTTCTTTTTTATATAGTTTGACTATCATCTTTTATCAATTTTAACTGGTTCTGTTGCAAAAATACTAAAGTAACAAAGAGCCAGGATGGAATTGCAAAAAGCCTATTCTAGGCAAAATAATTCAGTGATGAATTGTCGTGTGATCTACACAATGACCACGCTCTGCCAAAAATTCTTCTTCATTCTTTGCAATAGAAGCTTACAGATTATTTAATTATAGTAAATCTTACTGCCATTGTATAAAAATATCGATAAGTCATATAATAATCACCGTTATGACCACTGTAATTACCCCAAGAATTACGTATTTTTAGTAATTTTTGTTTATCATCATAACCAAAAACAACGACTGCATGATAACCAACTATATTTTCGCAATTATTTTCTTCTGAACCTGGTTGTTTGCAAGCCCATAAACCTCCATAACTCCAAAATTCAGGAATATCAAAACCATTGGTATTATTTTTGGAAAGCGCAGTATCAAGTATAACTCTATTTCCATCATTAATTGCTTTTTTTAATTCTTCCAAAGATGGTAGATAATATGTTTCATAGTCAATTTTATCGGAATAATCCTTTATACTTTTAGATCTATACTCATTTACTGATAAAACTTGGCTTGGTTCCGGGTAGGCTGCTCCAAAACAATCCCCTTTTTTTATAAATCCATGCAATTTAAATAGCCTTAATGCACTGGTACTCGGATTAAGTAAACTTTCCCCTTCCCATGAAGAACAAATCCCATATTTAGTAGCAAATCCACTAGTAAGAGCTAAGATACACTGTTGGTCAATATAATCGGCACAATCTTTGTCTGTTTTCAAAGATGGATCAATAATTGAATCTAATTTCGCATTAATAGCTGCCGTAGTCGCAAAAGTTGGACAGGTACCATGGTACCCTTGATTTAATACAGGCACGTTTGCCATTCCTAAATCTACAGCTCCATTTTTTGTATCAAAATAAGATACTTCTCTAGCATCTATTTCATGAAGCACTTCACTTAAAGGGTTTACAAACATAGCCCAACAATTATAACAAAAATTATGTGTTATATGTCCAGGAAAGGGTTTATTTTGTCTGTCAGCAAAAGATATCCATGCTGAAAATCTGTGATTAGCGGCTTGTGGATATATAAAAGAGTCGCCAAATTGTTTTATGCATTTTTCTTTTAGAATTTGATACTGCTCAGATTTGTCTAATTTAAAAACATAATATTTATAAAAAGGGTATTCATTTTTCAGTACCCAAGTGCCATTAGCTTTTTCTTTTCCATTATCAAGCCAATGCCAAGCAGAAGACTCATCCGCACAGTAAACACTTGTTTCTTCAGCATAAAGATTATTTTGAATAAGTAAGATTGTTGATAATATCATTAAAATTTGAATATATATTTTTCTATATTTCATGTTTTTCTCCAAAAAATTCTAGTTCTGAGGCTTATTTTGACTTACTTAGTTCAAATTTTTCTTCACGACTCAAAGCAGAAACACTTGAAACAAAAATATTTAATAAAATAATATTCTTTAGTCGCATTTTAAAAAGCCTTAAAAAAGATATACAAAACTGAAATCACTAAATAAATATAAAGTATTCAGTAAAATCTATAAGAGCTCATCAATAAAGCATATGAAGTTAATGTCGTCAATATATTTCTGAACTTCCTAACAATTATAGATTCTTCTTAACAAAATCGATGAATTTAAATAACAATATTTAATAAAATATGCATGATATAACATCATATTGAATTCATTAACTCCCGTCTTATCACACCGACGTAGGTACAGATCCATATACGGCGGTTTGTGTAATTATCCGACATTTTATCTAATTATCATTTACACTATAATAAATATTTTTCATACAAAATCATTTTTTAAGATTATGTTTGATATTTAAATTTTGGATTTGTACCTGTATCCGTATTAAAAGTTGGATTCTGAGCTGCAAGGATATGAGGAAAAATCGCTTGTAGGCCAAAGATATTTATTGTGTACAACACCGTATCGTACAAAATCTAACTAGCTGCAAGCTCTTTTTCTATTTTTTAAAAAATAGAAGTACCTTTTTAAAAGTATCATTAGTAATTTTATTCTTGAAATCAATGACCGAATTGTCAATATAAGAAGCACGTACTGTGCAAAAATATAAACGACATTTTGGATCAATATATATGAAATGCGATGGTCTCTTTACGAAAAAATGCTTTAGCAAAACTTCAGTCTTTAAAAGTTACCAAATGTTTGCACAAAAAAAGCAAACGAAAAGAAAAATAAGAAAGAAAGTTCATCTACATGCTGTTTTTAAATTAATGAATCATTTAGGTCGAGCTGAAACCACAGAAGCAGCTGCTTTTTTTATTTGATCCTTAATTTTTACATCTGTTTCTTTATTTATTGCGGCATACAGAGCGCTATCTAACTCTTTTAATGGCAAGATTTTTTTAATTTTTTTATACTCAAAGTTAATTGCTTTCAATTTACTTTGTATTCCTATTTCTGTCGAAACGATTAAATCGCAGCGTCCTTCTACAAATTTTTTTACATTTAGAGTTGAGCTTGTTGCAGTCTCAATCGATTTAAAACCGTTTGACGCTAAAAAATCAGCTCTATAATCATTTCTCTGAACACAAATTTTATATTTTTTTGCATCATCAAATTTTGTAACTTTAATATCGCTTCGAGATCCCAATTTATAAAAATAAACCGTTGAATCTATTATTTTAAATAAAAAATCTAATTTTTCCATTCTTTCCTTTGTCTTTACAATAGGATAGATAATAGTGTTCGGTATTGTCGTTGCATCGTTATATGCTCTAGACCAAGGCGCTTTTACAATTGTTTTTTCTGGAAGGTTAAGCTTTTTTAAAACCTTAAATATAACTGTTGTTGTTATGCCCCCATTTATGAAACCTTTTTCATCGACTGTGACATAGGGAACATCTTCATCAGTGTAAATTATGATATCTTTTATATTTGCAGCATATATATTTAATGAATAAACAAATAAACAAATAAAGATCAAATAAATTTTTGACATAATATAGCCTTTATATTAAATCTTTTAAAAATACCGATAATCTATTAATCTTATTTTAGTGTACCCAAAAATTCATTTTAAATCTTCAATTAGAACTACTCATATAAGAATATACGTTTTTGTTCATCAGCATTAAAACTCTGTCTGGTTTTTTGACTATAGAAAAATACAAAGTGTAAATCTTCGATTAAGTTACTCATCTTTGAACGCTTAAATACACTTTTGAGTCGTAACAAGGTTCATAAATACTTCACATAGATTGTTTTTGAATGACCGTTGCCCTAGGTTCCTGACGGTTGATAAAATAAAGTATAAACAATTACTACCTAGTCACCAGAATTTTTATTGCATCGTTCAGCCAGAGCAGCATCTTGTTTTTTAAGATTTTCTATTAACCAAACATGAAGAAGTATTTTTTTACCAGATTCAACTTCAATTTGATATGGTAATCCAGAGAAAATAGATTTTGTTGCAACATTATTTATAAATTCACAAACCGTTATTTTACCATTAAATTTCTTTTTGCTTGTAATCTCTAATTTCAATTGTAAATGACTCGCCGCTTCTTTAGCACTATAACTTGAACCATTCCTTATAAATTTCAAATTAGAATCAGCAATCGTTGCTATTAATTTTGTAATTATTTTTTCATCGGAAAGTGAAATTATTGATTTTTTTTCTTCGCTAATAGAAAAAATATGTGTAAAAATAAATATAAATCCTACTAAAAAAGATAAAAATTTAAATTGATTGTGATCTATCATAAGCATTTCCTAAGTTAAAAAATACATTCAAAATATTAAACATCTTGATAAAGAGTCTTATTGCCAATTTTTTTTCAAAAATATAAAATTTATATTAATTATTCAATTTAAAAATCCGCGTCTGCCCCTCATCCAGTGTGATAAATTCCTTTATATTTAATTGCTTATTTTTTAATTCTAAATTTAAATCTTTGCGTGGTTGATCAATTCTTTCTTGAGTTAACTGAAAAGTTCCAAAATGAATCCCTATACTTTGTTTTGCTCCAAGATCAAGATGTGCTTTGACTGCTTCAGTTGGATTCATATGGACCAATTTCATGAACCATCTCGGCTCATAAGCTCCGATCGGAAGCAGAGCTATATCTGGCGCGCCAAAGCGCTTACGAATAGCTGCAAAATGGCTTGAATAAGCTGTATCGCCTGCAAAATATATTTTCTGTTTATTTATTGAAATTAAAAAACTTCCCCAAAGTGTTTTATTTCTATCAAATAAACCGCGAGCGGATGCATGATGCGCTGGAGCTAAACTCAATTGAATATTTGGATTAAATTTGTCTGTTTCCCACCAATCGAGCTCTGACACATTCAAAATATCGTTGTCAAGCAGGAACTTTTTATTTCCAAGAGGTACTACAAAATGAGGAGCAAATATTTCATTTAATTTCTTGAGTGTCTCAATATCCATATGATCATAATGATTGTGACTGATTAAAACATAATCTATTTTTGGTAAACTCTCTATTGCTATCCCTGGCTCACGATGTCGTTTTGGTCCAATCCAGCTATATGGACTTGCCCGTTTTGACCAAATGGGATCGGTTAAAATATTATAGCCTTGTACTTGAATGAGAACTGTTGCGTGATTGATAAAGGTGATTGCGATTTCATTTACTTTTAAAGCATGATTCATGTTTGGAGATGGAGAATTGCTTACAGATTCTGGCCAATCTTCAAATGAAGACGTGGTAAGCATTTTAACAACATCCCAAAGTCCATGCTCAGTCCGGTCAGATGGATTTAAAAAACGTGAACCATCGTAATGATCAGATATAGAATATTCGGTACTTGAAGAACAACCAAGGAACAAATAATTAGAACTAATTAAATATAAAATACATTTCAGTATTAAAGAGAGTGTTTTATAACTAAAATTATACATTTTCTCACTTTCACATGGATTACAAACAATCTTAATTTATAATAGTTATTTTAAAAAGTAATCTATTGAACGTCAAAAAAAGATATTTCTAATTGCCTTTTTATAGTGGAAAATTTTAGTTTTTATTTTAAAGTTCATATGTCTCTTTCAGAAAGGAAAAAATATGAAAAGAGTTTTTAGTATAATGATGTTAAGTGCGGTATGTGCTCAAGCGAAAGATTTAAACTATAAAGATTATTACAAAGGTTCTACAGGTTGCTTTATTTTATACGATCTAAATAAAAATAAAATAATTGAAGAATATAATGAACAATTTTGTCAGACACCTATGCCGCCCAATTCCA is a genomic window containing:
- a CDS encoding DUF4158 domain-containing protein gives rise to the protein MLNFEDTAYPRFKKSYSESELQKLFYPSEEEIEFCKNNSTGEKPLLCMLLLLKSFQNIGYFIQLNEIPENIIKFIVEKSNFKGTINELIHGYQDSGSKRRHVKCIREYLNTKQFNNGGNDLLEKVLPEMALIKHELIDLININLEYLVKERFEIPAFRTIHDICKYHRAKVNHKIYRDIFEKLDESGRYYLGNLFLERNQEYSLWDDLKKDLEKPSFKVMADMLMRQKLLQTMSGYNNLIQYLPPIKIQTFYEEANGYDIGSLFKVKEDKRLTLILCFLYTKSARINDDLCNVFIKRIKKFNVRAKFELQLYLDKNSEKTESVFKAFNEIEDQVKSGIQELEKINEITNIVNTNQELFDYARTQVESGIKNFNRFVWNHYKQSRKRLLKILTVLNLSSTSEDSSIINAIEYMLFHKDTTTEWLYPGRIYKRKGKTGPILIDFSWIPDNWWKLVTGKKKRDSFPQKINRKHFEACLCNQIALELQAGDLCINNSIDFSDYRKELISEEESLRTLDEYGKLVGISTNKKQFIMDIQNNLEKSANFTDETFQ
- a CDS encoding Tn3 family transposase, with amino-acid sequence MLDKKMQKHSMSLLNILISGNNLLNLTKFFGPNSGHEAKIKDDEIRYILTIFAYGTGLGPTQTAKAVPEVNRRKISFLNLRHTSVDKIDNCIRNVINIYNKFDLPKLWGNGSRAAADGTHWDMYDNNLLSEYHIRYGQFGGIGYYHVSDTYIALFSHFISCGMREGIFILDGLSKNKSDIQPDTIHGDSHAQMLTGFGLSYLLGIKLMPRIKNWKDLNFYRPSSEKIFKHLDSLFTKEKIDWDLIEKYLYDMIRVAQSIKAGKINPSTILKRLSTSSRKNKLYYAFRELGRVVRTTYLLNYLSDQDLRRIVQSSTNKCESFNKFVKWIYFGEDMITKNDREEQLRVIKYNHLIAVVLTFYNVYAITKSVKELTSEGIKVDPGLISKINPYRTGHVNRFGVYEIQDRKLDDIDFELKV
- a CDS encoding C1 family peptidase; the protein is MKYRKIYIQILMILSTILLIQNNLYAEETSVYCADESSAWHWLDNGKEKANGTWVLKNEYPFYKYYVFKLDKSEQYQILKEKCIKQFGDSFIYPQAANHRFSAWISFADRQNKPFPGHITHNFCYNCWAMFVNPLSEVLHEIDAREVSYFDTKNGAVDLGMANVPVLNQGYHGTCPTFATTAAINAKLDSIIDPSLKTDKDCADYIDQQCILALTSGFATKYGICSSWEGESLLNPSTSALRLFKLHGFIKKGDCFGAAYPEPSQVLSVNEYRSKSIKDYSDKIDYETYYLPSLEELKKAINDGNRVILDTALSKNNTNGFDIPEFWSYGGLWACKQPGSEENNCENIVGYHAVVVFGYDDKQKLLKIRNSWGNYSGHNGDYYMTYRYFYTMAVRFTIIK
- a CDS encoding substrate-binding periplasmic protein, whose translation is MSKIYLIFICLFVYSLNIYAANIKDIIIYTDEDVPYVTVDEKGFINGGITTTVIFKVLKKLNLPEKTIVKAPWSRAYNDATTIPNTIIYPIVKTKERMEKLDFLFKIIDSTVYFYKLGSRSDIKVTKFDDAKKYKICVQRNDYRADFLASNGFKSIETATSSTLNVKKFVEGRCDLIVSTEIGIQSKLKAINFEYKKIKKILPLKELDSALYAAINKETDVKIKDQIKKAAASVVSARPK
- a CDS encoding DUF5329 family protein — translated: MIDHNQFKFLSFLVGFIFIFTHIFSISEEKKSIISLSDEKIITKLIATIADSNLKFIRNGSSYSAKEAASHLQLKLEITSKKKFNGKITVCEFINNVATKSIFSGLPYQIEVESGKKILLHVWLIENLKKQDAALAERCNKNSGD
- a CDS encoding MBL fold metallo-hydrolase, whose protein sequence is MYNFSYKTLSLILKCILYLISSNYLFLGCSSSTEYSISDHYDGSRFLNPSDRTEHGLWDVVKMLTTSSFEDWPESVSNSPSPNMNHALKVNEIAITFINHATVLIQVQGYNILTDPIWSKRASPYSWIGPKRHREPGIAIESLPKIDYVLISHNHYDHMDIETLKKLNEIFAPHFVVPLGNKKFLLDNDILNVSELDWWETDKFNPNIQLSLAPAHHASARGLFDRNKTLWGSFLISINKQKIYFAGDTAYSSHFAAIRKRFGAPDIALLPIGAYEPRWFMKLVHMNPTEAVKAHLDLGAKQSIGIHFGTFQLTQERIDQPRKDLNLELKNKQLNIKEFITLDEGQTRIFKLNN